A part of Tardiphaga sp. vice304 genomic DNA contains:
- a CDS encoding SDR family NAD(P)-dependent oxidoreductase: MTERVALITGASSGIGTELARVFASHRHRLALVARRADRLQALADEIVARGGTAPLLITCDLEAHDAGDQIAAALTQAGVEVEYIVNDAGFGMFGLATEMDRTQQLGMVDVNVRVLTDLSLRFADSIIRNKGGILNVASIASFMPGPGMAVYYASKAYVLHFTEALHQELGSKGVRVTALCPGPVPSEFQKRAGFEPGLDSAILNVSAADVAEAGYRGLMAGKRVVLPGLGIKMVPFLLRFFPRGFVAGAVARLQLRRA; the protein is encoded by the coding sequence GTGACTGAGCGCGTGGCGTTGATCACCGGAGCCTCGTCGGGCATTGGCACCGAACTGGCCCGAGTGTTCGCGTCACATCGTCATAGGCTGGCATTGGTTGCCCGCCGCGCCGACCGACTGCAGGCGCTGGCCGACGAAATTGTCGCCCGGGGCGGCACGGCCCCGCTCCTGATTACCTGCGATCTCGAAGCGCACGATGCCGGCGACCAGATCGCCGCCGCCCTGACGCAGGCAGGGGTCGAGGTCGAGTATATCGTCAACGATGCCGGCTTCGGCATGTTCGGCCTCGCCACCGAGATGGACCGCACGCAGCAACTCGGCATGGTGGACGTCAATGTCCGGGTGCTGACCGACCTGTCGCTGCGATTTGCCGATAGCATCATCCGCAACAAGGGCGGCATCCTCAACGTCGCCTCGATCGCCAGCTTCATGCCGGGTCCGGGGATGGCGGTGTATTACGCCAGCAAGGCCTATGTGCTGCATTTCACCGAAGCGCTGCATCAGGAGCTCGGCTCCAAGGGCGTCCGCGTCACCGCGCTGTGCCCGGGGCCGGTCCCGTCCGAATTTCAGAAGCGCGCCGGTTTCGAGCCGGGGCTGGATTCGGCCATCCTCAATGTTTCGGCGGCCGACGTCGCCGAGGCCGGTTATCGCGGGCTGATGGCGGGCAAGCGCGTCGTGTTGCCGGGCCTCGGCATTAAGATGGTGCCGTTCCTGCTGCGGTTCTTTCCGCGGGGATTTGTGGCGGGGGCGGTGGCGAGATTGCAGTTGCGGAGGGCGTGA